In Actinomycetota bacterium, the genomic window ATTTATTTTAGGAGATGATTGGAATGAGAGAAAAAGTTGAAGAGGCGTTGACCAAGATCAGACCGTCATTGCAGGCGGACGGGGGAGATGTAGAATTATGTGAAGTTACCGAAGATGGTGTGGTGAAGGTGAAGCTCACCGGGGCTTGCTTTGGTTGCCCCATGGCTGAGATGACTTTAAAGATGGGAATCGAAAGAACCTTAAAACAACTGGTTCCTGAGGTAAAAAAGGTGGAAACAGTATAAATGCGGATGGGAAAAGTAGGGAAATAAAAAATATGGGAAGCCATGAGCTGGCGCTGGCAAGATTACTTACTCCCATTTGTTTTTATGC contains:
- a CDS encoding NifU family protein; translated protein: MREKVEEALTKIRPSLQADGGDVELCEVTEDGVVKVKLTGACFGCPMAEMTLKMGIERTLKQLVPEVKKVETV